The following nucleotide sequence is from Populus trichocarpa isolate Nisqually-1 chromosome 11, P.trichocarpa_v4.1, whole genome shotgun sequence.
TATAAAACTATAACAGGAAATGCAAAATGGCCATTGTATGTTTTTGGTTAGTAATTACTAATTAGAATGGGTGGGAAATTTTCTTTAGCTGATGGAATCCGTACACTTCAGTTATCAACTCATACACTCAAAGATTAACACTGCTCTAGGCAGGACAAATCAGTCTATGATGTTAGAAAGTGATAACACATTCgtaaattttcatgtttcatGTCATGTCATGTTCTGTAAAACCACAATAGGATGGCCTGAAAGAAGAGGAGGCAGAAAATTTGCTTTTAATGCCATTTGATTTCTATGTTACCTTTTGCTTGAgcaaatttattattagaacCAATCATTTAGGCAGTTAGACAAGTCAATAAATGACTGtctaaaattaaagaattttgaattttgtagtCTGAGGATAAATTCATACCTAGTTCTGATGCAGCCAtccttatataaatattttgctCGTTTTCAGAAAACCTTCTATTATCAATGAGGTCACCAAACCAGAGCAAGCATCCACTTCCTCCACCCCTGATGTCCATATTTGAATATGCTGTACAGCTGCAGTTCTTCAAGCACGTGTTCTTGCATTCCTCAAGATCCAAACTCTTGTCAAACCATGACGCTTTTGTCTCAGGCATCTTCACTCCAGAGAGCTTTCGAAACCCATCTCCAGAACAATTAAGTGGAGTCCTTCTAACACAGCCACTTGACCATACTGTCACGGCCCAGTCTGTTGGAACTTTTGGTACGAACCCAACGAAGCATTCACACACTGGAGAGCTTTGAATATTGCATAAACCGTTTGCACCACAGAGTGCATAGCGATCACAATTATCTGAGTTTGCTGTTTCATAAAGCAACCAACTTTGCGTTTGCTCTATCCAAGCGAGGCTCGGGATATTGCCACTCTGATCTGTCATGAACCTCCAAAGCATTGACTTATCAACAAGACTTTCTCTGTAAAATATCTCCTCCTCACtaataacaaattcaaatttgtatACGGGATTTGGTTGCAAATTAGGTATCCCACTGAACCGCAGGCCATCCCATGGCCCTGATCGGTACTTCATTTTTGAACCTTGCATCACAACTAACTCAGGATATCCGTAAGGAATAAGCATACAAGTAAAGTTACCTCTGGAAGGATCATCTGGTGACTTCCACGATGTCATGTACCACTCCATGCCTGTTATTCTATTCCTTCCTAGCTTCATGCCTGGCAATATTGTATCAGTTGGATGTTCAAAACTCTGCCACAAGGAATTTTCCAGGTTATCACCCTCCTCTTTCACAACAAGGTTTCCTGAATCCAGAAGTTGAGCAGCTGGATTAGAAGCAGATCTCGATGAGTTGGAAGACCAAATTATGGTCCCATTCTGATTGAGAATGACAAGAATTCCCAAGTCAGTTAGCCTTAAAACACCTGATGAATCATTAAGGGGGGTCTCTCTATTGGCAACCCAAACTATAGTCATGACAGGTATCTTGCCATACCATATCCCTACGTATCGGTTCTTGGATTCTCCAGGGCTGAAAAATCCCAACACATAGGTTCCTTCAGCTGAAACTATGGTATCACCATCTCTAATGGAATGAGTTGTGTTTATGGTGTCGATAGCAGTTCCTGTTTCTACAATAAGCAATAAAGAGGAGCAAAAAAGAAGTACAAGAATGCAATGTTCCGTTGGTACTCCCATTGTTTCTTTTTCCCTGTAACTCACTTTTTGATATTGATGGCTGCCATAGATGGTGAAAATGTTCTCGCTAAAAACGGCATATTTGAGGGCACAAGTGGTCTGCTTTGAGCTGAGGCGCGGTTAGGTGGGACGTCTCTTCATCAATATGGTTATTTAGTCAACGAAACCAGATATTTCAATGAAAGTATTTTGTCCAATGATTTCGTCCCTATACTCTTCGAACTTTTTTACTGGATCCCGTCAATggcttttgatttgattgaatccCTGTATATTATGCCATATCTATGATTGCACCaaataagtaaaacaaaaaacatgtgaaaaagaattaaaataagtaGTTCCAATCCATTGCGAACCTCCACATGCATTTTCTCTGCTTCGAATCaccccatatttttttaataaattgaaagcATCCCTATATTAAGGGTTTGTTCATTTAGACCCCTTTAAAATGATTActtaaaatcacaattttttccCCTTATATATAAAACCCCCCACCCAcccacaccccccccccccccaaaaaaaataataattaataaaacaaaataaaatcaatgtgcTCTAGCTCTTTCACTACTTCAGTACCATccatctagcataaaaaaagatgattcaCTAAATTGGGAACCCATGCTATGTACTGGgccaattcatttttttttaatataaaaaagataattagatgacgataatgtttttaaaaaaaagcaaaaaaaaaattgatacttAAGTTACTAACTTTACTATATCTAGTAAGATcggttaattttataatatgatttaaatcGAAAACAACGATAAAAATgagcataaaaaaacacatggcaataattaactaaaaaaataagtcattgATATCATACAtgtaaggagaaaaaaaaagattgatagaGATTCACCGCCTACGACCATAAAAGTTTTATGAGATGATTCAAACTCCACGATAAAATGATGCAAGATGACATCGAAAGAAGATGCATGGTTCACTAGAGCAATGCTCTAAAAAAGCAAATCGAACAAAACACAATGAAGTGAATATCCAACtatattcaattaatatattctatttaattcaagaataaaattttttttgaaaaaaattatttaataaagaaacaaaacatagGGACCCAATAAcccaaccaaattaaaaaaacaaacaagggaTAAAACAAAAGATGTAAAATAAATGACCGAGGGTGAATcgccaaaaaattaaattataaaaattatttcagatgacataaataacaattaaaagatgaGTATCAaatctgacaaataaaaaaaatcaaatgaggatgaaattgaaataaattttgattttcataagttattccaaataaaacaaatattaaccaaaagatcaggaactaaattgaaaacaaaaaaaagctaagTGCATGATTTGAAATATTGCATGGCAGGGCATAAAAATCAAGGGAGaaggaggaaagaaagaaaaaagaaaacgaaaaaagaaatgattacTAGAGCTAAAttggaattttgttttctatattcaTCACCGTTACATAGAGTAGACATCGAGAAGAATCTAAAGATACTCTGAAAAGACATTTTTAGTTACTAGAATTAACCATACGCATAGTGTAAAAATAAGTTGTGATAATTTTTAGATGTAGTTAGATTatatgatatgatattaaaagaattatgaataaacatatatttagtttaattttaataaaatattatattagattaattattgtgtttaattatgaaattgGATTGTGAATTGTGATCGAAGATGGGTTGGACATCGATAGAATTAGAAAactaatttggttttttcatgtTGGGAGGGACTTAAAAGGCTAAAAAAATCTCCATCATTGCACCTCGTGAAATTATGTTACATCCTTGAATCTTCTACGGAACGTGCTCTATTACTAAAAGGAATTAACTGTgctaaaggtaaaaaaaaaaactctcctcTCCCCTCCTAGTACTGTGCCACCAGCATTGACTAGATGGGGACAGCTGATAATTATTGTGCAATGGGCAGttattgcttattttttttttagcgtgTTTGATATTTAGTATTGTGATAACAGTTAtagttgtaattttaaaaaaattattttataaaaagtattttttattaagagtagtttgaaaaaatatatatttgattaaaactgtggttgaaattgaggttgaacaaaaaataatttaatgtgttttgttaaaaaaatacttttcaaattgaggttataaaataattaaatatatatatatatatatatatatatatatattaatatttatagtttgtaatttaaatattgtagatttaactattgttattacatcatgaaataaataatattgatatcaaatattttttttattattccattaaactacgtgcaatttcatcatgttcgaaatctatccaacaaggactaCATTTTCCATGGTTTATTAAGCTAGCGCGCAACaacataagataaaaatatcatcaagaataaaattgagattgcaatcaaattctgcaaatgctacgtaatcaaacgatctccttctaattttttaaataaaacacaattaaaaattaaaataaaaactgaatttttttttaactgggtcggacccggcaagaacacaATTGGGATTGCAATTAAATTCTGTAAATGTTATATCATCAAACgatcttcttctaattttttaaaataaaacacaattaaaaaaataaaaattaattttttttaaccgaaTCAGACacgatttaatatatttagctTTTAACAATGAAGAATGACTCCACTGTATTCCGCATGTTTGCGGAAAGCTGCTTTCCGCAAACCTgcagttttaatttattttagccGACCTCATATGAACAGTAAGCATGGTTTTTATGTTATCAAACGCTTAACAGCTGCGATTTACTTTAAAAGCAATCGCAGCAGCGTAAACACCCACATAGTCAATCGAGTTGTTGCTCGAAATAGCAACTTGCACAACGACCacgaagagaagaaaggggatgTCTGCAAGTATgagaatgattatttttttattaaaataataatattttttattttttaaaatttattttcaatatcatactaaaataataatttaaaataagaaaataaattgaaactgaATACCAAACCTCCCTAAAAgaatgaaatattaaatatttaaaatctgaTTGTCGTCGAGAGGTGGCTGAGCTTGTGAGACATGCTTAAACTAAATAAAGCAGTCAAAGGTGACGCCGCCGTGGTTGGCAACttggtatttttaatttgtatttgtgTGGATATGGacgtgtttatttatttacttatttttttcttgacaaaCCAAGTTCCCATGTGAAacattttttgcttaaaaatattagattcaacaattaacaattattatagttttagatTTATTCGCAACGTTTTTGTTTCTTCactccaaaaaatttaaattggttttcaaaaacatcaaaatcattttacGTGATTGATTTATCATTTCTAAATAGATCGATaccaagtaaatatttttttcattttgtgttATATATAGCAAGCATCGTTGAACATGCCCCCATTTTCTCACAAAATGAGTCGGCAATGTGAAACTTTTACTgcttaaaaatattagattcaaCAATGTTtgctctctctatatatatatatatatatggcgcCCTACTGTTTCCCTACTCCAcctgccatatatatatatatatacagcaaGCATTGTTGAATATGCCCCATTATGCAGAAAATGCTGGGGCATCGTCGAGAAAGGATGGATGTAAAGTGTAGTGGGAAGGCTCTTTCTAGGAAAATAATGGCTTGTAGTGGGGACAGAAGAGATGCCATTACATCGGGAAATCTCtgataattttatgttttttttggttatcTGTACTCTGCACAAGCCTTGAATCCGAATCCTGATCTGCATGACTGGCCTTGGTACAAAGATTGATATGAACAGACTACATATATAGGTCAAAATTCAAGTTCATTACGTCTTCATTCATCACTTGATGAATATATAAAAGGATGGATTGCTTATGACCTGGAtaatttttgtaagaaaattacTTCTTTTGACTTTTTATATACGTTTTCCTGACAGAAAATTAATTGAAGTATTTTATACAACATTTATGACAGAATAAAAACGTTCCATaggtgaaatatttttaatttctttcatattttaattttcgaaaaatataaaattagaaatccttatcataaaaatatatataaactcaaacataaaaatatgaaattaaatagaattaatgtAATTAAGAAAACATGTGTTTATTTTCCCATATCATTAttaatgaattgattttttcaattaaattaaatgaaaaacaaaaacacaaaatacaaATCTAAGAGATTTATGCAAAAcaataatatccaaaataagcaaaaagctgaaaagaattcataaaaccaaaatatttttaaatacaaggtTAGACACtatattattataacaataacaaaatgaaaaaaataaaaaataatatcataacaaaataataaaccttaatatttaagaaaaaaacttcaaaaaattgtAAAGAGAATAGGTAAGAAAAAAGAtacttttctttctatcttCTAAGATAATCTTGTTGGTTGATAGATTATGAGAGTGTAGAACGAAGAAAAAacggaaaaagaaaatggagctAGAAGGAAAAGAGATGGGTTGTTGgaaattttgtataaaatatgattaataagtatatttaaagttaaattaaaagtgtgatttattatttttagagttaaaattttattaaaattttattttcagcaTAAACCTAAGATAGAgcattaacatgatttaaataaatagtgGGTGAACGAGAAATTGATCtcaaaaattttttaattgatatattttggagAAACTCATAACTCTCCAAGAACTTCTatctcacataaaaaaaaatacacattttcttttattgtatatatggtgagaaaataaaaagttaaaattagcCCAAATAGTACTCaagctcttaaaaaaaaaagaatctaagtGAAATTTAAGTTTAAACTCACATGTGTCGCACCTCGGCTGATACTTAGGTTTTAGATTTGAATTTAGATTtgttgtaaaataatattttgggttataaaaaattatttttttttcaatttaaatttttgcttGCCCATAAATAATAGAATTTGATTAGTTTTGTTCCAAAAGGATTTTTCTCTAAACTTGAATAGAAAGTTGACAGAGGAGGGAATTCCAACAATTTTGATTCctaaaattcttaataaaatggGGTTATAAAAGAGTGTTTCGGGTTCATTTTTCAGCACAAATtatatagaattttttatatttttcttcaccTAAACTATCAATTTTGCTACTGTAATTTAAACTCTAGTttgcttttgtattttttttttctattctagagtctataattaatttttatgaagtacaattaaataaaatagggtttattaaatatggtttttttttatgcaaaagacGAATACAGAGAGCTCTTAAAGCTCACGTATCGTAATAGAACGAGACGAAAGCCTACAGGCCCAGTATCGTTCAGGCCCATTTTCTCCATTCAACCCATAAAAAGCATTTGATTTTCTTCCGACAGATGTCTTCCAGTGTTCGACAAAAGTCCTCAGCGAGAAAAGCACTGCTTGGAGTTGGAAGAGACTTCATTTTAACCAAGCATTAGCACATCAATTTAGTCTCTCACAACGAGCACTTAAGGTTCCTAAAGGAAACCCAGGTAGGAATTCGATTTAGTTCTACAATTGTGCCACCATGAAGGTAAATAACATGAAGCTCTTCATctttagagcgtgtttgacagtgtggttgcgggtgcttttcaaataacttttcgtgccaaaatgcatgtcaatgatgtttttttattttttaaaaatcatttttgacatcagtatatcaaaacatacaaaccatattaaattttagtaaaaaaaaaaaatttaaatttgttgggaacgcagccgcagccgcgttcccaaacgttcctTTCCTCGGCTGCTGGCAAGCGTAAAAGCTACGGGAAATGTCCACAACGAGAAACTGTGCCACCTCTTGGACGAGACTTTGCATTACCAATATACTATCATCGATCTAGTCTCTGCAAATTGGATGGCAAGTACGTCCTTGAggcagaaaaagaaaggaaatgaaagtaATCAATAATTCCATGCtctatttctttatgtttcatCCAGTGCTGGCATGTGGTTTCTGCGTTGGTACTTATAAGTACCATATGGAAGTCATATATTTTGCTCCATTTCAGCTACTTTCAGTGGTTTTTTCAAGTTCATGTTGCTAACAAAAGTATCTAACTGTCGTTTTCGTACATAGACCCAATAATCCATACAAATAGCAGAGACGAATGAGCCTAAAAAGAACAATAGTTTCTGTGAACATgacaagaaacaaaatatacagtgacaaaaaaaaaaaaaaaattctatcttGCCTCTAATAGGGTTATGGTGGAATCATTGACTGAACATGATGTGTTCTTTACTGATGAAGAATTTGCTTCAACCAAAGTCCTTTCAGTAAAGAAACCTGGTTGTTTTGGCTGAGGCAATTTACCTTCACCACTCAACATTAAAACCACAGATGACATGCTTGGCCTATCATTTGGATGGCATTGTACGCATAATAGACCCACATGAATTGAACGAAGCGCTTCTGATAAATTGCATGATTCTGCTATTGGCTCAGTAATTAGTTCAGAAGACCTGCCTTCTGTAAATAGTCTCCATGCCTGATGGTTAAAATCATGTTATAGGAAAAGGAATCGGTAGGTAGAATTAAGAAAATGTTTCAACTTTTTTTGAAACTTACGTGGCCAAGAAGGTTGAGGTTGTGGTCTGGGTGACAGAATCGTCTATTCCTGTTCCCATTCACAATCTCTAGCACCAATACACCAAAGCTGAAGACATCAGATTTTACTGAGTAGATCCCATCAATTGCATACTCAGGTGATATGTAGCCACTGCAGAAAAACATTGGATTTTAAATCACATTTGCTAGTAATGGCCATAAACTGTAAATGCCGGAGGTACTTACTATGTTCCCACCACCCTTTTTGTGTTGGCTTcagtttcattttcttcaaaacTTCTAGCGAGGCCAAAGTCTGAAATTTTTGGGTTCATGCTGTTATCTAATAAGATATTGCTGGCCTTCAAATCTCTGTGGATTATTCTTAGTCGTGAATCTTGGTGAAGATAAAGAAGTCCACGAGCAATCCCGTTGATAATGTGATAGCGCTGTGGCCAGTCCAGTAGTGCGCTATGTGTTCGATCTGTGAAATTTTTGCTCAAGTCAGTAAGCATATACAAAAGAAAGTCTAATTAACTTTGTAATGGTATGCAGAgtttcaaaccaaaaataaagatGTCCAAGCTTTTTTTAGGCATGAACTCGTAAATCAACATCCTTTCATCTGCTTCCATGCAGCATCCCAAAAGCTTAACCAGATTCCGGTGTTGAAGTTTTGCAATATGCATGACCTCATTCTTGAACTCATCAAGTCCTTGTCTTGAGCTCTTCGACAGCCTCTTCACAGCTATTTCTTGTCCATCTTCTAGTATTCCCTGTAAATAATCATACCTTGCAATTAGCAAAGCCAGTTAGTATGTAAAATTTGAGAATTTGCTTAATGCTGCATGTTACTAGCATTTGTTTGAACTGATAAAAATTTGGAACACTTTGTAAGCAATTGCTTTTTCATCTGTAAGAAAGGGTAAATTCAATCTATCAAATAGATTTGAGATGACTAGTACCAGCGAACTACTATGGTGGCCTGGAGTTTCTTTTATGAATCTCAATGCCCATCAATAAATTGCATGATTACTTGATATATCATTACCTTATAAACAGGTCCGAAACCCCCTTCTCCTAGTTTATTGGTAAGAGAAAAGTTATTGGTGACACAAGTAATTGTACCCAAATCAAACAGCTGAAGTTCTGGATCCTCCTTGCAGGTATCATCTCTCCTTCCTTCAAGAATACCTGTCACTTTTCCTAAAAAGTAGAGTAGGAATGAAAAGGTAACCGATCTCTATTTTATGATGTACACACATTTCATTGtcatttcaaatatattaatggTTGTGATTTGTCACTCAGATTACTACAGATCAAAGTTAATTGTAGAAAATTGCAGTGGGCAGGGGAAATAGTTAATTCTTTAGATTGAACAACTTACTGCCCTTCTGCTGCTTCTTTTTCCGAACAAGTAGAACCAAGACTATGCCTAGAAGCAGCATTCCTGCTGATACCACAGAGATCACTATGATCCTCGTATGTTTCGTTTTATTGGATTTAGTCCCCTCTTCATCATTGTGATCTGAAACAAGGCAGTTGGCAGAAAACTGGCAGTTAAAGATCAACAATATGAAAGTACAGCCAATCACTAATTTATTTCTTGGTTGGTTAGTATAGTATAGATACCAGTTCAGTTATCTACTGAATTCAGAATAAACAGTGTCACTGAATGTTTTAGCAATCAGGATGGACCTCCATGGAAACTGCATGATTTTAATACTACTTGAGGTTTTTAGAAGTTACAATTACCACTTTTGTAAAGTAAATCAGTCCATCATGTTGCCAGATGATATGTTTACCCATTCATCTTTATTGTCTCAAGTTCTCTTATACCCTATGAATTTAGTGCTAAGTATTTACGCGATGTAGACCAACTAGCATCAACAAAGACATGCTTCCACATACCTATGGCCTGTTATAAATTTCAATTCCCTGATTTAAGGATgttaaagaaagcaagaaaatttGCTTCACTTGCATGTtgctttttttctattctttcacATCAGTTATCTTGTGGCTAATCTACTTTatacatgaattaaattttaatgttattacaATCCCAGAAATAGAGACTGTTTTTTCAGGTCATAGATAACTTCATACCTTGTTCTGATGCAGCCATCCTTATATAAATGTCCTGCCCGTTATCATTAAATTGTCTAATATCAATCAAGTCACTGAACCAGAGCAGGCACCCACTTCCTCCTTCCCTGATGTCCAGATTTGCATAAGCTGTACATGAGCAGTTCTTCATACACAAGCTCTTGCATTGCTCAAGATTCATGCTCTTATTAAACCACGATTTTCTCGTCTCTGGCAGCTTTACGCCAGAATACCTTTGAAACACATCTCCTGTGCAGTTCAGTGGAGTCCTTCTAGCACAACCATCTGACCAGTTCATCATGTCCCAAGTTCTTGGAACTTTCGGTAGAAATCCTTTCAAGCAACCACATGCTGGGGAGTTGTTAATATCACAGCTCCCATATGCACCACACAATGCATATCGGTTACAATCATCAACAATTAGTGTAAGGTAAAACGCCCAGATGCCTGTTTCATCGCTCCATGTTAAACGCCGGACGTCCCCAGTTTGAGTTAGCACTAGCCTTGAAAGAATTGAATTGTTAAGAAGCTGGTATCTGAAAAAAATCTCCTtgtcattaaaaacaaactcgTATTTGTATACAGGGTTTGGCCGTAATTGAGGACCACCAAAACGCAGGCCATTCCAGGGTCCAGACCGATACCGCCGAATTGAATTCTCTGTCAGAATTTGCTCAGGATATCCACTAGGATCAAATCTAAAAGTAAAGTTACCTCTAGATGGATCGTCAGTTGTCTTCCACGATGTCAAGTGCCGATCAAAGCCTGTTATTGAATTCCTTCCCATCTTCATCCCTGCCAGGAGTGTATCACATGGATAATCGAAACTTTGCCACAAGGAGTTTTCCAGGTCATTATCATCCTCTTCTTTGACAACAAGATTCCCTGAATCCAAAAGCTGTGCTACTGGAAATCTTGCAGACCTAGAGGCGTTGGAAGACCAAATGATGCTCTCGTTGTGATTGAGAAGGACTAGAAGTCCCTCGCCAGTAACCCTTAACACACCTGATGAATTGGTGAGGGGGATTTCCCTGTTGGCAACCCAAACTACAGTCATGACGGATACCTTGTTGAACCATATACCCAAGTATCGGTTTTTGGAGCTGCCTGGGCTGAAAAATCCCATTTTAAAGCTCCCATCAGCGGAGACCATGCTGTCTCCATCGATATCTCTGATGGATTGAGTTGTATTTATGGTGTCAATTGCAGTGGATATTTTAATGATCAGCAACAAAATAGAGATGTAAAGAAGTGCAGAAGTGCTATCTACACATGCACTCATAATTTTTGCTGCAGTGAACTTTGTCATGGTAATGAATGaataaacttttatttcttgccttcttttactttgatttttggTGAGCAAgtgatgaattagaataatgatAAGTCcaaaatttctattatttttcaatgttttactCGTATGGTCTCTGAAATGGACTTCCCATCTTCTGAATGATAATAGGTAAACAAGACTATTGGATGACGACAATTTGACCGCCCGTGTGCGTTCTCATTCTCTACTAACAATGCCGCCATTACTGAAGTTTCAAATGTCTTCTGCGAGTTGTATGATTAGCCTATTCGAAcacttttcttctttcaatacTAACAAAACGTGAATGCTTTCTTAATAGTCATTGAAattgtctttctttttagtCTTGAGGAGTTGTATGTATCTTTGTGAACTTGGTTCTAAGAGTTTTAGGGGTGTTTATGAGTGTGGTAAGTATGGTAGcggtttttttccaaaatattttttatttgtaaatatattaaaataaaattttttattttttaaaattatttttaatatcaacacatcaaaacgattcaaaaacataaaaactaattttaaataaaaaaaatttataaaatattgtttgggcCGCTTTCCCAAACAACATCTTAAACTTATCGTAAACTaccattaataatatatatatatatatatatatatatatataattttagatagTAACTTTAAGATTGACTTGATATTAAAAGGTTATCTCTTCGgttcaaatcttaaaattaatatttaataaaatttattaggtTGAAGTACAAGATGCATGCATGGGatacttttataaataaaatttagtctTCATTGTCGCGTGAAACAGtctggttttttcaaaattgaaatttcgTGGACACATACAGAAGTTTATGCGAGAAAACGGCCTCTTTGTGTGAATGCTGTTGTCCCTGAGAGGGATGTACATGACCAAATCACATATGGAAATTTTGTAAACTAGAAAAAACTGCaaggaaataattaaatatattcgaCCTATGGAGTATCTGAAGAGGCAATTTAGTATTATGCCATAGtcgttttttaaaatattttttatttaaaatatattaaaataatatttttatattttaaaatttattttttatattaacatattaaaacaattttttaaaaaaatattttaaagtaaaataaataaaaaatattaatttttttttaaatatttttaaaaacaaaaacaaaccgcTAAACTCTAAACTCTTACAACTAGTCATTCTGCTTATGTTATGCATACCTGGGACGGATGTGAatttccccttttttcttttttcttttcccgcATACCATATGCTATTTTATGATGTGTGTTCTATGAATATGGAATACTTCTTACATAAATATTAGTTtatgattgaaattaaaatatatgttttgagttttattttgtattcaaccttgatattttaaaaaattctaatataattattatgcttatttgatattgtaggcaaatattaacaaaaagaattatgtattctaaaaatggaaaaacaaaaaatgtttatttaaatataattctttAGTGGAGAAATtcctgaaaataataataaataaattagatagaAAAAGGttctggaaaataaaaaaaataaaaaaattcttatttataaaaccacgaaaaaatagaaaatgaaagagaataAAATCCAAATCCATAAATTAAACTCAATCGAAGTAAAAAGCTTGTC
It contains:
- the LOC7454383 gene encoding uncharacterized protein LOC7454383; this encodes MRTSMDYISVLVLCFSLLLILETATAIDTINTTQSIRDGQTLISADGTYVLGFFKPGKSKSRYLGIWFGKISVVTAVWVANRETPLNDSSGVLRLTNKGSLVLLNSSGSIIWSSNTSRSPARNPVAQLLDSGNLVVKEEDDDILENSLWQSFEHPTDTLLPEMKQGWNKITGMDWSLTSWKSSDDPARGHFIDMLSPNGYPEIQVIEDSKVKYRSGPWNGLRFSGSNQLKQNPRYTFEFVYNENETFYRYHLVNNSMLWRLVISPEGDLQRFTWIDQTQSWLLFSTANTDNCERYALCGANGICSIQNSPMCDCLHGFVPKIRSDWEATDWSSGCVRRTPVNCSVDGFQKVSGVKLPQTNTSWFNKSMNLEECKYMCLKNCSCTAYSNLDIRDGGSGCLLWFGDLVVTRVFSQNEQDIYIRMAASELDNGYGAKIETKANEKKRIILSVVLSTGILFLGLALVFYVWKRHQMKNRKMTGVSGISSNNNHKNKDLELLLFTIDTLASATNNFSLNNILGEGGFGHVYKGTLKDGLEIAVKRLSKSSRQGLDEFKNEVRHIVNLQHRNLVKLLGCCIEGEEKMLIYEFLPNKSLDFFIFDDTRSMLLDWPKRYNIINGIARGLLYLHQDSRLRVIHRDLKASNILLDYNMHPKISDFGLARGVEGNETESKTRKVVGTYGYISPEYAFHGLYSLKSDVFSFGVLVLEIVSGNRNRGFYHPDHQLNLLGHAWTLFNEGRPLELIAKSTIETCNLSEVLRVIQVGLLCVQESPEDRPSISYVVLMLGNEDELPQPKQPGYFTARDVIESSNLPSHSKRYSTNDCSISLVEGQQHSHKEAVFSHKLLRWEVHFRDHTSKTLKNNRNFGLIIILIHHLLTKNQSKRRQEIKVYSFITMTKFTAAKIMSACVDSTSALLYISILLLIIKISTAIDTINTTQSIRDIDGDSMVSADGSFKMGFFSPGSSKNRYLGIWFNKVSVMTVVWVANREIPLTNSSGVLRVTGEGLLVLLNHNESIIWSSNASRSARFPVAQLLDSGNLVVKEEDDNDLENSLWQSFDYPCDTLLAGMKMGRNSITGFDRHLTSWKTTDDPSRGNFTFRFDPSGYPEQILTENSIRRYRSGPWNGLRFGGPQLRPNPVYKYEFVFNDKEIFFRYQLLNNSILSRLVLTQTGDVRRLTWSDETGIWAFYLTLIVDDCNRYALCGAYGSCDINNSPACGCLKGFLPKVPRTWDMMNWSDGCARRTPLNCTGDVFQRYSGVKLPETRKSWFNKSMNLEQCKSLCMKNCSCTAYANLDIREGGSGCLLWFSDLIDIRQFNDNGQDIYIRMAASEQDHNDEEGTKSNKTKHTRIIVISVVSAGMLLLGIVLVLLVRKKKQQKGRKVTGILEGRRDDTCKEDPELQLFDLGTITCVTNNFSLTNKLGEGGFGPVYKGILEDGQEIAVKRLSKSSRQGLDEFKNEVMHIAKLQHRNLVKLLGCCMEADERMLIYEFMPKKSLDIFIFDRTHSALLDWPQRYHIINGIARGLLYLHQDSRLRIIHRDLKASNILLDNSMNPKISDFGLARSFEENETEANTKRVVGTYGYISPEYAIDGIYSVKSDVFSFGVLVLEIVNGNRNRRFCHPDHNLNLLGHAWRLFTEGRSSELITEPIAESCNLSEALRSIHVGLLCVQCHPNDRPSMSSVVLMLSGEGKLPQPKQPGFFTERTLVEANSSSVKNTSCSVNDSTITLLEAR